A section of the Fusarium falciforme chromosome 8, complete sequence genome encodes:
- a CDS encoding Phosphoinositide phospholipase C, protein MDLFTKQSKGDRSSASSSVSHFNATTLHYLSHVFRQGLGQGHQAWSNRMIREFLQYSQRQTVTPGSVELAARDLLDEESFLVWMASPNCNITSPPKAEDLTWPLASYFISSSHNTYLTGNQLSSDSSTQPYIDALRRGCRCVEIDVWDGRASVATSNSDRSVDGTQRSKTRFERLFDKVKASFQDKHDDETKGRGLELRNTTTASSRTSSSHGLLSERDKVLAVEPRVLHGYTLTREVSFRDVCVAIRDSAFATNDLPVIVSLEVHCCAEQQLAMVRIMREIWDGPLLEEPEAEPVELPSPDSLPNKLLIKVKYAPPEEPVSATSSDDEEGNKSVTSNKMTQELSSMGIYTRGMSFKALDAPEASNPMHVFSLSETKAQDALDTQAYEPFNHNRYYFMRTYPSGARIDSSNMDPSSFWRKGIQMVALNWQTWDTGMMINHGMFADTQGWILKPQGYRPHLRGKPASNTINTKDIKLSITFYSGQNIPLPKGYTSPRKFSPYVNVELHVEVPGDDHGVESETYEREEKYTDFTTSHKGCDIDFQQDHLSFPHINGVLEELSWVRFQVMDEGFKWDELAGWACIRLDRLGNGYRFVHLLDSKGMPTEGVILVNVEKIAI, encoded by the exons ATGGACCTCTTTACCAAACAATCGAAGGGTGATCGCAGCAGTGCCAGTTCTTCTGTATCCCATTTCAACGCTACTACTCTACACTACCTGTCCCATGTGTTCCGTCAAGGCCTTGGGCAAGGACACCAAGCTTGGAGCAACAGAATGATCCGGGAGTTTTTGCAATATTCTCAACGACAAACCGTGACGCCTGGTTCTGTCGAGCTGGCGGCAAGAGATCTTCTCGATGAAGAAAGCTTCTTGGTATGGATGGCATCGCCCAACTGCAACATCACCAGCCCACCCAAGGCAGAGGACTTGACATGGCCTTTGGCAAGCTACTTCATCAGCTCTAGCCACAACACTTACTTGACCGGCAACCAACTGTCAAGCGATTCTTCCACGCAACCTTACATAGACGCATTGCGTCGTGGATGTCGTTGCGTCGAGATTGATGTTTGGGACGGTAGAGCATCCGTTGCAACAAGTAACTCGGATAGGAGCGTCGATGGAACTCAAAGGTCAAAGACTAGATTTGAGCGCCTCTTCGACAAGGTGAAGGCCTCGTTTCAAGATAAGCacgacgacgagaccaaAGGGCGGGGGCTCGAGCTACGGAACACGACAACAGCTTCTTCAAGGACTTCTAGCAGCCACGGTTTATTATCTGAGAGAGACAAAGTCTTGGCTGTTGAGCCCCGAGTTCTGCACGGTTACACTCTCACTAGAGAGGTCTCGTTCCGTGACGTTTGCGTCGCCATCCGGGACAGCGCCTTCGCTACCAACGACCTCCCTGTCATTGTATCTCTAGAAGTCCACTGCTGCGCTGAGCAACAACTTGCCATGGTTCGTATCATGCGGGAGATTTGGGATGGCCCACTTCTAGAGGAACCTGAAGCTGAGCCCGTGGAGCTACCAAGCCCAGATTCCTTGCCCAATAAGTTGCTGATAAAAGTCAAGTACGCGCCGCCTGAAGAGCCTGTCTCTGCTACAAGcagtgacgatgaagagggaAACAAGTCTGTCACTTCAAACAAGATGACCCAAGAGCTGAGCAGCATGGGCATTTACACTCGCGGCATGTCTTTCAAGGCTCTCGACGCCCCAGAAGCATCCAATCCGATGCATGTTTTCTCATTATCGGAGACAAAAGCGCAAGACGCGCTGGATACACAAGCCTACGAGCCTTTCAACCACAACAGATATTATTTCATGAGGACGTATCCCAGTGGTGCCCGTATCGATTCGTCCAACATGGATCCGTCGAGCTTCTGGAGAAAGGGTATTCAGATGGTAGCTCTGAACTGGCAGACGTGGGATACAGGAATGATGATAAACCATGGCATGTTTGCAGACACACAAGGCTGGATTTTGAAGCCTCAGG GATATCGCCCGCATCTCCGTGGAAAACCAGCCTCAAACACAATCAACACGAAAGACATCAAACTCTCCATCACCTTCTATTCCGGTCAAAACATCCCCCTTCCGAAAGGTTACACGTCCCCGCGGAAATTTAGCCCATACGTCAATGTGGAACTTCACGTCGAAGTACCTGGCGACGACCACGGCGTCGAAAGCGAGACATACGAGCGCGAGGAAAAGTATACTGATTTTACAACCTCACACAAAGGTTGCGATATCGACTTCCAACAAGACCACCTTAGTTTCCCGCACATTAACGGTGTCTTGGAAGAGCTGTCGTGGGTGCGCTTTCAGGTCATGGACGAGGGTTTCAAGTGGGATGAGTTGGCAGGGTGGGCGTGTATACGGCTGGATCGGCTGGGAAATGGGTATCGGTTTGTGCATCTGTTGGACAGTAAAGGGATGCCAACAGAAGGGGTGATCTTAGTAAATGTTGAGAAGATCGCAATTTGA
- a CDS encoding PKS-ER domain-containing protein — protein MATAARVSRSILLRSSLPALSGATRITPLRRLQPSPFTLRYLSTMKALIYNGSNAVALQDRPKPEIKSSTDAVIKVLKTTICGTDLHIRKGDVATCTPGRVLGHEGVGIIESTGSAVGRFKKGDKVLISCISSCATCEYCRKGMYSHCVSGGWILGNTIDGTQAEYVRVPHADSSLHPVPEGADESSLVMLSDIFPTGLECGVLNSKVQPGSTVAVVGSGPIGLAAIITAQMYSPSKIIAIDTDAGRLEVAKKFGATEVIDNSKGDAVAQVKALTDGKGCDSVIEAVGIPATFNLCQELLAAGGVLANVGVHGTKVDLQLQNLWDKNISITTRLVDTVTTPMLLKLVQSGKLQPSQLITHRFKLSEMEKAYETFGEAAKHGALKVLIDVD, from the exons ATGGCGACTGCTGCAAGAGTTTCCAGGTCTATCCTGCTCAGATCATCACTTCCCGCGCTATCCGGTGCCACCAGAATCACTCCACTACGACGACTACAGCCCAGCCCATTCACCTTGAGATATCTGTCCACCATGAAGGCCCTCATCTACAATGGAAGCAATGCCGTGGCTCTGCAGGACAGACCCAAGCCTGAGATCAAGTCTTCCACCGATGCCGTCATCAAAGTCCTCAAGACGACCATCTGCGGCACAGATCTTCATATCCGCAAGGGCGATGTTGCTACCTGTACACCCGGCCGCGTTCTAGGCCATGAAGGAGTTGGCATCATTGAGTCGACTGGATCTGCCGTGGGACGCTTCAAGAAGGGTGACAAGGTTCTTATCTCTTGCATCTCGAGCTGCGCGACCTGCGAATACTGCCGTAAGGGCATGTACAGCCACTGCGTCTCTGGCGGCTGGATTCTTGGCAACACCATTGACGGCACCCAAGCCGAGTATGTCCGCGTTCCTCACGCCGACTCGAGTCTCCACCCCGTTCCCGAGGGCGCAGACGAGTCCTCGCTGGTGATGCTCAGCGACATTTTCCCCACCGGTCTCGAATGCGGTGTCCTCAACAGCAAGGTCCAACCAGGCAGCACAGTTGCTGTGGTTGGATCTGGACCTATCGGTCTAGCAGCCATCATCACGGCTCAGATGTATTCTCCATCCAAGATCATCGCCATTGACACAGACGCTGGAAGACTCGAGGTGGCCAAGAAGTTTGGCGCTACTGAAGTCATCGACAATTCCAAGGGAGACGCCGTGGCTCAGGTCAAGGCTCTGACAGATGGAAAGGGATGTGACTCCGTCATTGAGGCTGTCGGTATCCCAGCGACTTTCAATCTCTGCCAGGAACTTCTTGCGGCTGGTGGTGTCTTGGCCAATGTGGGTGTTCATGGCACCAAGGTCGATCTTCAACTGCAGAACCTTTGGGATAAGAACATTT CCATCACTACCAGACTGGTCGACACTGTCACCACCCCCATGCTGCTCAAGCTAGTCCAGTCCGGCAAGCTTCAGCCCTCGCAGCTCATCACTCACC GTTTCAAGCTTAGTGAAATGGAAAAGGCGTACGAGACCTTTGGCGAAGCTGCCAAGCATGGTGCCCTGAAGGTGCTTATTGATGTCGACTAA